The Alkalihalophilus pseudofirmus nucleotide sequence CCTTCCTGATGATGAGCTGTTTCCGATCGAAGGAATTGAAGAATCGTTTGCTAAGGTGTTTGAGTCAGGCAAAAAGTCTCTTCAATATACAGAAACAGAGGGGTACCTTCCGCTTAGAGAAGTCATTTTAGAGAGAATGAGCAGAAAAGGGATTACGAGCTATTCTGCTGAAAATGTTATGCTTACTACCGGTTCGCAGCAGGTTATTGATCTGTTTTCACGTGTAATGCTGAATCCGGGTGATGTCATTTTAACAGAAGATCCAACTTACCTTGCTGCCCTGCAAGTATTTAAATCCTATGAAGCGAAGGTCGTGGCTGTAGCTTCAGATGATAACGGGATGCTTCCGGATGATCTAGAAAGAAAAATGAAGCAGTACAAACCAAAAGCAATCTATGTCGTGCCAACTTTTTCTAATCCAGCAGGCCGAGTATGGTCGCTTGAGCGCAGACAGCAGCTCTTGAGCCAAGCAGAAAAAGGCAATGTCATTATTTTAGAAGATGACCCGTATGGTGATATTCAATTCCGTCAAGATGAGACCTATACTCCGCTTGCCGCTCTAGATGACGGGACACAAGTTCTGTATACAAGTACTTTCTCAAAAACGGCAGTACCTGCTCTTCGAACGGGATGGGTAGCAGGACCATTTCAAGTCATTCGTATGATGGCCCAAGCTAAACAGGCAAATGACCTGCATTCTAATTCTTTGTCTCAACACGCGTTATACCAGCTATGTATGCATTTTGATTTAGATGCTCATATTCAGCAGTTAATACGCGTATATGAGAGCCGCATGAATATGATGGTAAATTGTATTGAACAAGCAAATATTGATGGGCTTCGTTTTGTGAAACCTAAGGGAGGCATGTTCCTTTGGCTGGAACTTGCTCCTGAAATTAACACAACAGCTCTATTGCCAGAAGCAGTAGAGGCAGGAGTTGCTTATGTTCCGGGGGAACCGTTCTATGCAGATGTAGCGCAAAAGAACACCATGCGCTTGAACTACACGCATGCAACACCTGAAAAGATTGAGCATGGGATGGGATTGCTGCTTGATCTTCTTAAAGAGAAAAGTAAAAACCCTCATATCTTCTCATAACATAGAAAACCGTGTGAGCACTCTGCTCACACGGTTTTTAACGTAATTACCTGAAAAGATTAAGAATAAGATCCAATAATCCAATCGAACTTAGGAAAATGATGAAGATGGCAACCGGTGCAAAATAACGTAATAAGAATAACCACGCATTTCCAAGCCACGTATCACCGAAGTCAGAATCAGATAATGCATCTGCTTTCTTAAAACCCCAGCCCATAAACAAAGCAATCATTAAACCGCCTAATGGAAGCAAAATATTTGATGCGATAAAATCGATTGAATCAAGAATATCACGACCACCAATAATCGCTACATTAGATAAAATGCCTTGACCAAGTGAAGAAGGGATACCTAGTAAGAAGATAATTCCCCCGATAACTAGAGCTGCCTTTCTACGTGACCAAGAGAAACGGCGAATAAAATAAGCAACCGCTACTTCTAATAGAGATACAGCTGAAGAAAGAGCAGCTGCTGCTAATAAGAAGAAGAATAATAGACCGAATAACCAGCCCATTGAAATACTGTCAAATACATCAGGCATGATCATGAATACAAGACCAGGGCCACTTGCTGGCTCAATTCCAAATGCAAAAACAGCAGGGAAGATCATAATGCCGGCTACAATCGCAAATAACGTATCAAGACCTGCAACACTCGCTGCAGCACCAGGCAGTCGTTCTTTATTAGATAAATAACTACCATACGTAATTAGGGCACCCATACCTAGACTTAATGAGAAAAAGGCTTGTCCAAGGGCTGCTAGATAAATATTCGGATCTGTTAGAGCGCTCCAATCAGGACTGAAAAGAAAGGCTAGACCTTCTCTAGCTCCACCAAGAGTTAATCCATAAGCAGAAAGACCAATTAATAATACACCTAATAATGGCATTAAAATTTTGTTTGAACGTTCAATCCCTTTTTTAACTCCAACATAGACAATGGCAATGGTCGCAGCCATAAAGAGGAATTGCCATAACAGCGGATGGTATGGATTAGTAATAAAGTCAACAAAAAATCCTTCATAACCGCCTTCAGGAGCAGTCCACAGGTTTCCTGTCAGATAATTGACGAAATAGTAAGAAATCCACCCTGCGATGACTCCGTAAAAGGATAGAATCATAAATGCAGCAGCTACTCCCATCAGTCCGGCTATCTTCCAAGGCTTCCCTGGAGCAAGCTTTTCAAATGAACCGACTGCATCACTTTTCGCTTTACGTCCAATTGTAAACTCCGCCATTACAATTGGAATCCCGATTAATAAAATACAAGCTAGGTAAATGAGCAAGAATGCTGCACCACCATTTTCTCCTGTAACATAGGCAAAGCGCCATACGTTACCTAAACCTACTGCTGACCCCATCGCAGCTAAAATAAATCCTAGCCGCGAGGCCCATTGCTCACGACCCACATCTTCCTTTAGCGACACAACGTATTCCTCCTTTAATACAGTAAAATAATTTCGTGAACTTACTATAGCATAAAAGCTTCTCTGTGAATAGGGAATTTTCTGACTTTTTAGGTATTTGTCCTCTAATTTTTAAAAAAGTATGTAATTCATAAAGGATTATTCATAATTTTCATATAATGATATCTTTTTGTTATACTTAAAATCAAGGATGGTGGTAGAAATGTTAACATTGCTTAAAAACGGAGATGTATTTACACCTGATTACATAGGAAAAAAGGATGTCCTCATCGGAGGAGGTAAAATTCTAGCGATTGATGAAAATATAACACTTGCAGGCACTGTAGGTGTTGAGATGATTAATGCTCAAGGTATGCATGTAGTGCCTGGCTTTATTGACAGCCACGTTCATATTATTGGCGGGGGTGGAGAAGGGGGATTTAGTACAAGAACACCTGAATTAACGTTAACAGAGGCGACGAAAGCCGGAGTGACAACCATTGTGGGAGTATTAGGTACAGATGGCTTCTCTCGTACAATGACAGATTTGATTGCTAAAGCAAAAGGATTAACAGAAGAAGGGATTACTTGCTTTGTGCATACTGGATCTTATCACGTGCCCATTCAGCCTGTGACAGGGAGAATTGAGACGGATCTAATGCTGATTCAAGAAGTTATTGGAGTGGGGGAAGTGGCGATTTCTGATCACCGGTCGGCACAGCCAGAGCTTAACGAGTTAAAAAGGCTTGCGGCAGAAGCTAGGGTGGGAGGTATGCTCTCTGGAAAGGGAGGGATCGTAAATGTTCACATCGGCGACGGTGCAGATAAGCTTTCATTATTAGAAGAGATTGCAAGGACCACAGAGATTCCAATCACTCAATTCTTACCTACGCATATTAATAGAAATAAAGATTTGCTCCAAGCCGGGATTATCTATGCGAGTAATGGAGGGCGCATTGATTTAACAACGAGCAACTTGCCTCATGAGGGCGAATCTGACTTGAAATGCAGTAAAGCGTTTAAGAAAATCCTCTCACGCGGGATAGATCTTTCTCTTGTTACATTCACCTCAGATGCTCAAGGAAGTCTGCCTAGATTCAATGACAAAGGGGAGTTTACCGGCCTTGGAATTGGCGAGATACGTTCTCTTTATAATGAAGTGCGTGCATCAGTTATAGAAGAAGGCATCCCGCTTGAGCAAGCTCTTCAAGTAGTCACACGTAATGTCGCAAACGCTCTTAAACTAAAAGGAAAAGGTGAGCTTGCAATTCAAAATGATGCAGATATTGTTCTGCTTGATAAACAAGACTTAACGATTGATACTGTTATTGCTAAAGGACAAAAAATGATTTCGCATAAAGAAACGATCATAAAAGGTACGTTTGAATAATTTATTAAGATGAATACCTTCACGCTGGTAAGTCGTTGCCTTATCAGCTAAATGTCCTATTTTACAGAATGAATTCAGAAAAATTTGAATTGATCATACATTTTTTGTATAATAGATAAGGAAAGAGTACATAGGGAAAGGAGTACCCCTTAAAAACCGACTGGTTAGTATAAAAGTCGACATAATTTTTGAATGCGCTTTCATTTGTATGTTTTATTTACTTAAATTCTGAACAACCGCTCAGAATATACTTATTTCTATACCTAGGAGGAAATGCGATGAACTTTGATTTAACGAAAGAACAGAAAATGATTCGTGATATGGTTCGAGATTTCGCACAAAATGAAATTGCACCAGGTGCTGAGGAAAGAGATGCAAGCGCTGAGTTTCCGGAGGACATTTTTAAGAAAATTGGAGAACTTGGACTTTTAGGCATTCCATTCCCAGAAGAATATGGCGGTTCAGGCGGAGATACGGTTTCTTATGCATTAGCTGTAGAAGAAATTGGCCGTGCATGCGGAGGTACAGGTTTAAGTTACGCTGCGGCTGTATCACTAGGGGCAAGTCCTCTTTATTATTTTGGAACGGAGGAACAGAAAAAAGAACATCTTACTCCCCTTGCACAAGGACAGTCCCTAGGTTCGTTTGGGTTAACGGAGCCTAATGCGGGTTCTGATGCAGGCGGTACACAAACAAAAGCTGTTCTTGACGGTGATGAGTATGTGATTAACGGCGAAAAATGCTGGATCACGAATGCGAGTTATGCAAGAACCGTGATTGTAACAGCAGTAACAGGAAAAGACGATAGAGGGAAGAACATTATCTCAGCTCTTATTGTCCCAACAGATTCGCCTGGATTCACGATTAATAGCAATTACGAAAAAATGGGTGTTCGAGCTTCTAATACATGTGAACTAGTTTTAGAGGATGTCAGGGTGCCGAAGGAGAATTTATTAGGTGACCCACAAGGCGGGTTTAAACAATTTCTTTATACATTAGATGGCGGCCGCATTTCCATTGCAGCTCTTGGAGTAGGTATTGCACAAGCGGCATTTGAGCGTGCGCTCGCTTATTCTAAAGAACGTAAGCAATTTGGAAAGACGATCTCTAGCTTCCAAGCGATCCAATTTAAGCTTGCTGATATGGCCATGGAAATTGAATTGGCGCGAAACATGGTGATGAAGGCTGCGTGGTTAAAGGATCAAAATCGTGCTTTTGGGAAAGAGGCTGCGTTTGCTAAGCTTTATGCGTCTGAAACAGCTACACGTACTGCTAATCAGGCGATTCAAATTCACGGGGGATATGGTTACATGCGTGAATATGAAGTAGAACGTATGCTGCGTGATGCAAAATTACTTGAAATTGGGGAAGGGACTTCTGAGATTCAGCGTCTCGTTATTTCAAGACAGCTAGGCTGCCGCTAACAAGATTGACGTATAGGCTCATCCACTTAAAACATAAGGGGGATTATTATGTCAGATATTCAAGTACCTATCGGAAAACTGTTAGAAGATGTAGCAAAAAGACAACCTGATCATGAAGCGGTTGTTTATTCTGACCGAGGGTTAAGGTATACGTATCAACAATTTGATGAAGAATGTCGCAAAGCTGCAAAAGGGCTTATGGCACTCGGAATTGAACGCGGGGAGCATGTAGCGATCTGGTCTACTAATAAACCAGAATGGCTCACAAGTCAATTTGCTACAGGAAAGATGGGAGCTGTATTAGTTACCGTCAACACAAATTATCGTACCTCTGAGCTTGAGTACTTACTGAAACAATCTGATGCAACGACCCTTATTTTAATGGATCAATTCCGTGATGCATCCTATATAGAGATGCTTTATAAAATTGTACCTGAACTGAAGCTTGCTGAGCGTGGAAACTTGCAATCTAGCAAACTTCCAAAATTAAAAAATATCATTTTCTTAGGCGAAGAGGCTTATCCTGGTATGTATACATGGGGAGATTTAATTGAGCTAGGCAAAAAGGTAACAGATCCAGAGCTTGATGCCCGTATGGACAGCCTCGATAAAGATGATGTGATTAACATGCAGTATACCTCTGGTACAACTGGTTTTCCAAAAGGGGTTATGCTGACGCATTATAATCTAGCTAATAATGCAGTTAATATTGCCGGCTGCATGAATTTAACGAATAAAGATCGCCTATGTATTCCAGTCCCTTTCTTCCATTGTTTTGGGTGCGTACTTGGAACAATGGCATGTGTTTCTGTCGGTGCTACGATGGTACCTGTGGAAGAATTCAGTCCAAAGGCTGTGCTTGAAGCCGTTTCAAAAGAAAAGTGTACGGGGCTTCACGGGGTGCCAACGATGTTCATCGGCGAATTAAATGATCCTGATTTTGACACATATGACCTGTCTAGCTTACGTACAGGGATTATGGCCGGATCTAATTGCCCAATTGAAGTAATGAAAGCGGTTGTGGATAAAATGGGTGCTAGTGAGATTACGATTGCGTATGGCCAAACAGAATCATCTCCAGTTATTACACAAACTCGCGTTGATGATCCATTAATGCTCCGCGTAGAATCAGTTGGCCGTGCTCTTCCTAATGTAGAAGTGAAGATTGTCGAACCAGGAACGAATGATGAGGTCCCTCGCGGCGTTCAAGGTGAGTTATGTACACGCGGTTATCATGTCATGAAGGGATATTACAAAAATCCTGAAGCAACTAAAGCAGCAATCACTGAAGATGGCTGGTTACATACGGGTGATTTAGCTGTGATGGATGAAAATGGTTATTGCCGTATTACAGGCAGATTAAAAGATATGATCATTCGCGGCGGAGAAAATATCTATCCGCGTGAAATTGAAGAATTTCTTTATCAGCATCCAAAAGTGCTGGATGTTCAAGTTGTAGGGATACCTGATGAGAAATATGGTGAAGAAGTCTCTGCTTGGATTAAATTAAAAGAAGGAGAATCGACAACAGCTGACGAATTACGTAAAGACTGCATGGGTAAGATCGCAGCTTATAAAATTCCTCGCTATATCGCATTTGTCGATGAATATCCGATGACGGCATCAGGCAAAATCCAAAAATTTAAATTAAGACAGCAAGCAGAAGAGACGTTCAGCCGAGTGACCAATGAATAGATTGTAAGCGTTATCAAAATTGGCCGGATGATGTCGAAGCTCATCCGGCCTCCCAATGAGGTGAGAAGATGTTTACGAAAATATTAATTGCAAATAGAGGCGAAATTGCTGCGCGCGTCATTCGAACATGCCAGCGCATGGGTGTTAAAACAGTGGCTATTTACTCTGAAGCCGATGAGAATGCTTTGCACGTCAAATTAGCAGACGAAGCCTATCTAGTAGGTAAGCCGAGAGTAAATGAGAGTTATCTCCAAGTAGAAAAGATTATAGAAGTAGCGAAAAAAAGCGGAGCAGAAGCTGTCCACCCTGGATACGGTCTCCTGTCAGAAAACAGTGAGTTTGCTAAACGGTGTGTAGAGGAAGGACTTGTTTTTATTGGACCTTCTCCTGAAGTGATCGCGAAGATGGGAAGCAAGATCGAAGCAAGAAAAGCAATGGAAGCAGCCGGTGTGCCTGTTGTACCTGGAATTGAACATGCTTTAAGAGATGTGGATGAAGCTGTAGAGGTAGCAAATAACATCGGATATCCTGTCATGCTAAAAGCGTCTGCTGGCGGCGGAGGAATCGGTATGCAGATTGTTCGAAATGAGGGAGAATGCCGCAAAGCATTTGCAGGTAACCAAACGAGAGCTCAATCGTTCTTTGGGGACGGTGCAATGTTTGTTGAGAAGTATATTGCAAACCCGCGCCATATTGAAATTCAAGTATTAGCCGACCAAAAAGGTAACACGGTTTATATTTGGGAGCGTGACTGTTCCGTTCAACGACGTCATCAAAAAGTTGTAGAGGAAGCCCCTTCCCCGTTTTTAGATGAAGAAACACGCAGACAAATGGGGGAAATGGCTGTGACAGCTGCTAAGGCGATTGGTTATGCCAATGCTGGTACAATTGAATGTCTTGTAGATGAAAATAAAGAGTTTTATTTTTTAGAAATGAATACAAGACTTCAAGTGGAGCATCCGGTCACAGAAGAGATTTCAGGACTTGACTTGGTGGAATGGCAGTTAAAGGTTGCTTACGGAGAAGAACTTGATTTCACTCAAGAGGAAGTGAAGCTAGAGGGACACGCAATTGAGGTCCGCATTTATGCTGAAGATCCGAAAACTTTCTTCCCATCACCAGGAACAATTAAAGAGATTAACTTGCCAGAAGCACCGTATATCCGCCATGAATGTCCGGTGAGCGCTGGTTCAGTAGTGACTCCTTTTTATGATCCGATGATTGCAAAGCTTGTCGTGAGAGCTGATACAAGAGATGAGGCCATTGAGAGACTGCAAGCAGCTCTTGAAGAATACTCAATTGAAGGCATTAAGACGAATATTTCTATGTTAAAAGAAGTGATCGCTCACCCAGTATTTAAGCGCGGGGAAGCGACTACAGCATTTGTGGAAGAAAATTTACAACCAGCCCAAGGAGGAAAACGATCATGACGAAAGTAACAACGAATATGGCAGGGAATGTATGGAAGATGTTAGTGAAAGAAGGCGACAAAGTAGAAGAAGGCCAAGATGTAGCCATTTTAGAATCAATGAAAATGGAGATTCCTGTTGCTAGTGAAGCATCTGGTACGGTGACCGTCATTCATAAGCCTGAAGGAGAATTTGTGGATGAAGGTGAAGTTCTGCTTGAGCTTGAATAAACAAATCTAGGTTAGCTGAAGCGTTACGCTTCAGCTTCCTCCATATTGGAATAAACTCAAAGTGCTACATGAATCAGCATTCGATAAAGGAGGATTTATGTGCTTCAGGATAAAGTATTGATACGTGAAGTTGGACCAAGGGACGGTCTTCAAAATGAAAAGCAGATGATTCGAACAGAGGACAAAATAGCATGGATTAATCAGTTATCCAAAACAGGTCTTTCTTATATTGAAGTGACGTCATTTGTAAATCCGAAATGGATCCCTGCATTAGCAGACTGCCTGGATGTGGCAAAGCAAATTGAACGTAAGCCTGGTGTGACGTATGCAGCACTTGTGCCTAATCAACGAGGCCTAGAAGGTGCCCTCGAAGCTGATATTGATGAAGTCAGTGTCTTTATGTCAGCGAGTGATACCCATAACAGAAAAAATATTAATAAATCAATGGATGCGACATTCCCTGTCTTAAAAGAAGTGGTACAACAAGCAAAGAGTGCAGGGAAGTCAGTAAGGGGCTATGTATCCACTGTTTTTGGCTGTCCTTATGAAGGCAAGGTTTCTATTGATCAAGTAGTACATACTTCAGAGAAATTAATGGAAATGGGTATTGATGAACTATCGCTAGGAGATACGATTGGTGTCGCGACGCCTAATCAAATCGAAGAAGTACTGCTCGCTTTGAAAGGCATTATTCCCATTGAAAGACTGGCCCTTCATGTCCATGATACGAGGGGAACCGCACTCGCT carries:
- a CDS encoding PLP-dependent aminotransferase family protein, with product MKYAFAKRIRHLQSSAIRDILKVVGRGDIISFAGGLPDDELFPIEGIEESFAKVFESGKKSLQYTETEGYLPLREVILERMSRKGITSYSAENVMLTTGSQQVIDLFSRVMLNPGDVILTEDPTYLAALQVFKSYEAKVVAVASDDNGMLPDDLERKMKQYKPKAIYVVPTFSNPAGRVWSLERRQQLLSQAEKGNVIILEDDPYGDIQFRQDETYTPLAALDDGTQVLYTSTFSKTAVPALRTGWVAGPFQVIRMMAQAKQANDLHSNSLSQHALYQLCMHFDLDAHIQQLIRVYESRMNMMVNCIEQANIDGLRFVKPKGGMFLWLELAPEINTTALLPEAVEAGVAYVPGEPFYADVAQKNTMRLNYTHATPEKIEHGMGLLLDLLKEKSKNPHIFS
- a CDS encoding sodium-dependent transporter codes for the protein MSLKEDVGREQWASRLGFILAAMGSAVGLGNVWRFAYVTGENGGAAFLLIYLACILLIGIPIVMAEFTIGRKAKSDAVGSFEKLAPGKPWKIAGLMGVAAAFMILSFYGVIAGWISYYFVNYLTGNLWTAPEGGYEGFFVDFITNPYHPLLWQFLFMAATIAIVYVGVKKGIERSNKILMPLLGVLLIGLSAYGLTLGGAREGLAFLFSPDWSALTDPNIYLAALGQAFFSLSLGMGALITYGSYLSNKERLPGAAASVAGLDTLFAIVAGIMIFPAVFAFGIEPASGPGLVFMIMPDVFDSISMGWLFGLLFFFLLAAAALSSAVSLLEVAVAYFIRRFSWSRRKAALVIGGIIFLLGIPSSLGQGILSNVAIIGGRDILDSIDFIASNILLPLGGLMIALFMGWGFKKADALSDSDFGDTWLGNAWLFLLRYFAPVAIFIIFLSSIGLLDLILNLFR
- the iadA gene encoding beta-aspartyl-peptidase, producing MLTLLKNGDVFTPDYIGKKDVLIGGGKILAIDENITLAGTVGVEMINAQGMHVVPGFIDSHVHIIGGGGEGGFSTRTPELTLTEATKAGVTTIVGVLGTDGFSRTMTDLIAKAKGLTEEGITCFVHTGSYHVPIQPVTGRIETDLMLIQEVIGVGEVAISDHRSAQPELNELKRLAAEARVGGMLSGKGGIVNVHIGDGADKLSLLEEIARTTEIPITQFLPTHINRNKDLLQAGIIYASNGGRIDLTTSNLPHEGESDLKCSKAFKKILSRGIDLSLVTFTSDAQGSLPRFNDKGEFTGLGIGEIRSLYNEVRASVIEEGIPLEQALQVVTRNVANALKLKGKGELAIQNDADIVLLDKQDLTIDTVIAKGQKMISHKETIIKGTFE
- a CDS encoding acyl-CoA dehydrogenase, with product MNFDLTKEQKMIRDMVRDFAQNEIAPGAEERDASAEFPEDIFKKIGELGLLGIPFPEEYGGSGGDTVSYALAVEEIGRACGGTGLSYAAAVSLGASPLYYFGTEEQKKEHLTPLAQGQSLGSFGLTEPNAGSDAGGTQTKAVLDGDEYVINGEKCWITNASYARTVIVTAVTGKDDRGKNIISALIVPTDSPGFTINSNYEKMGVRASNTCELVLEDVRVPKENLLGDPQGGFKQFLYTLDGGRISIAALGVGIAQAAFERALAYSKERKQFGKTISSFQAIQFKLADMAMEIELARNMVMKAAWLKDQNRAFGKEAAFAKLYASETATRTANQAIQIHGGYGYMREYEVERMLRDAKLLEIGEGTSEIQRLVISRQLGCR
- a CDS encoding AMP-binding protein, which encodes MSDIQVPIGKLLEDVAKRQPDHEAVVYSDRGLRYTYQQFDEECRKAAKGLMALGIERGEHVAIWSTNKPEWLTSQFATGKMGAVLVTVNTNYRTSELEYLLKQSDATTLILMDQFRDASYIEMLYKIVPELKLAERGNLQSSKLPKLKNIIFLGEEAYPGMYTWGDLIELGKKVTDPELDARMDSLDKDDVINMQYTSGTTGFPKGVMLTHYNLANNAVNIAGCMNLTNKDRLCIPVPFFHCFGCVLGTMACVSVGATMVPVEEFSPKAVLEAVSKEKCTGLHGVPTMFIGELNDPDFDTYDLSSLRTGIMAGSNCPIEVMKAVVDKMGASEITIAYGQTESSPVITQTRVDDPLMLRVESVGRALPNVEVKIVEPGTNDEVPRGVQGELCTRGYHVMKGYYKNPEATKAAITEDGWLHTGDLAVMDENGYCRITGRLKDMIIRGGENIYPREIEEFLYQHPKVLDVQVVGIPDEKYGEEVSAWIKLKEGESTTADELRKDCMGKIAAYKIPRYIAFVDEYPMTASGKIQKFKLRQQAEETFSRVTNE
- a CDS encoding acetyl-CoA carboxylase biotin carboxylase subunit; translation: MFTKILIANRGEIAARVIRTCQRMGVKTVAIYSEADENALHVKLADEAYLVGKPRVNESYLQVEKIIEVAKKSGAEAVHPGYGLLSENSEFAKRCVEEGLVFIGPSPEVIAKMGSKIEARKAMEAAGVPVVPGIEHALRDVDEAVEVANNIGYPVMLKASAGGGGIGMQIVRNEGECRKAFAGNQTRAQSFFGDGAMFVEKYIANPRHIEIQVLADQKGNTVYIWERDCSVQRRHQKVVEEAPSPFLDEETRRQMGEMAVTAAKAIGYANAGTIECLVDENKEFYFLEMNTRLQVEHPVTEEISGLDLVEWQLKVAYGEELDFTQEEVKLEGHAIEVRIYAEDPKTFFPSPGTIKEINLPEAPYIRHECPVSAGSVVTPFYDPMIAKLVVRADTRDEAIERLQAALEEYSIEGIKTNISMLKEVIAHPVFKRGEATTAFVEENLQPAQGGKRS
- a CDS encoding acetyl-CoA carboxylase biotin carboxyl carrier protein subunit; translation: MTKVTTNMAGNVWKMLVKEGDKVEEGQDVAILESMKMEIPVASEASGTVTVIHKPEGEFVDEGEVLLELE
- a CDS encoding hydroxymethylglutaryl-CoA lyase, with translation MLQDKVLIREVGPRDGLQNEKQMIRTEDKIAWINQLSKTGLSYIEVTSFVNPKWIPALADCLDVAKQIERKPGVTYAALVPNQRGLEGALEADIDEVSVFMSASDTHNRKNINKSMDATFPVLKEVVQQAKSAGKSVRGYVSTVFGCPYEGKVSIDQVVHTSEKLMEMGIDELSLGDTIGVATPNQIEEVLLALKGIIPIERLALHVHDTRGTALANVYQAYQLGVRRFDGAAGGLGGCPYAPGAAGNVATEDMLYLFNGLGVETGVSLEQLVDSAEFIHKKVGRPLPSHNLQARLASDCKEGV